In Rahnella variigena, one DNA window encodes the following:
- a CDS encoding M15 family metallopeptidase: MNQAALKIRTGQILHDLGIDPQVIAHRTLPYFEEVSEYLLEDTETDAESGKVYRLISPAAGAWHQMKQQAAADGVGIYLVSAFRSLDYQAGLIRIKQQAGIPPEDFFTSLAPPGCSEHHTGRAIDINTPGCDEVTGVFGETDAFRWLQTHAARFGFVMSFPLNNPWGFIYEPWHWCWHPQ, translated from the coding sequence GTGAATCAGGCGGCGCTTAAAATCAGAACCGGCCAGATACTGCATGATCTGGGCATCGACCCGCAGGTTATCGCACACCGTACGCTGCCTTACTTTGAAGAAGTAAGTGAGTACTTACTGGAGGATACGGAAACCGACGCAGAGAGCGGCAAAGTTTACCGGCTGATCTCCCCCGCTGCTGGCGCCTGGCATCAGATGAAACAACAGGCTGCCGCCGACGGCGTGGGCATTTATCTGGTCTCTGCTTTTCGCAGTCTGGATTATCAGGCGGGATTAATCCGCATCAAACAACAGGCAGGCATCCCACCGGAAGATTTCTTCACCTCGCTGGCGCCGCCCGGATGCAGCGAACATCACACCGGTCGCGCTATAGATATCAATACCCCCGGCTGCGACGAAGTGACCGGCGTTTTTGGCGAAACAGACGCTTTTCGGTGGCTGCAAACTCATGCCGCCCGCTTCGGTTTCGTGATGTCCTTCCCGCTGAATAATCCCTGGGGCTTTATTTATGAGCCGTGGCACTGGTGCTGGCATCCGCAATAA
- a CDS encoding sugar transporter — protein MQSDTVSRRTAWLRVVMMAIAAFIFNTTEFVPVGLLSDIAASFNMKTAQVGLMLTIYAWVVALMSLPLMLLTRNVERKRLLIVIFVIFIASHILSVVAWDFWSLVASRVGIALAHAIFWSITASLAIRVAPAGKKTQALSMLATGTALAMVLGLPLGRLIGQYLGWRTTFMSIGIVALLTLICLIKLLPPLPSEHTGSLKSVPMLFRRPALVGMYLLTALIVTAHYTAYSYIEPFIQTVANMGENFTTFLLLIFGGAGILGSIAFSVLGNRFPAAMLSGPILLVTLSMLLLFVAVMNPVAISVLCVIWGLAMMIIGLALQVRVLALATDATDVSMALLSGIYNIGIGAGALIGNQVSLHLEMSNVGYAGGLIGCIALVWCLTIFKRYPQLKVTN, from the coding sequence ATGCAATCAGATACCGTTTCGCGCAGGACAGCATGGCTCCGCGTTGTGATGATGGCTATTGCCGCGTTCATCTTCAACACCACTGAATTCGTGCCTGTCGGATTACTTTCCGATATCGCCGCCAGTTTCAACATGAAGACCGCACAGGTCGGTCTGATGCTGACCATCTACGCCTGGGTTGTGGCGCTGATGTCACTGCCGCTGATGCTGCTGACCCGCAATGTTGAGCGAAAGCGCTTACTGATCGTCATCTTCGTGATATTCATCGCCAGCCATATTCTTTCGGTCGTGGCCTGGGATTTCTGGAGTCTGGTGGCCTCGCGCGTCGGTATCGCCCTCGCCCACGCGATTTTCTGGTCGATCACCGCATCACTGGCAATCCGTGTCGCACCGGCCGGTAAAAAAACACAGGCGCTCAGTATGTTAGCCACCGGTACCGCGCTGGCGATGGTGCTGGGCTTACCGCTGGGACGCCTGATCGGACAATATCTCGGCTGGCGCACCACCTTTATGAGCATCGGCATCGTTGCGCTGCTGACGCTGATTTGCCTGATCAAACTGTTGCCGCCGCTGCCAAGTGAACATACCGGTTCACTGAAAAGCGTGCCGATGTTATTCCGCCGTCCGGCGCTGGTCGGCATGTATCTGCTGACTGCACTGATAGTGACTGCTCACTACACGGCGTACAGCTACATCGAGCCGTTTATCCAGACCGTCGCGAATATGGGTGAAAACTTCACCACCTTCCTGCTGCTGATTTTTGGTGGCGCAGGTATTCTCGGCAGCATTGCGTTCAGTGTGCTTGGCAACCGCTTCCCGGCGGCGATGCTCAGCGGCCCGATCTTGCTGGTCACCCTCAGCATGTTGCTGTTATTTGTGGCGGTGATGAATCCGGTCGCTATTTCAGTCCTTTGTGTGATCTGGGGGCTGGCAATGATGATTATCGGCCTGGCACTGCAGGTGCGTGTACTGGCGCTGGCGACCGATGCAACGGACGTTTCAATGGCACTGCTTTCCGGCATCTATAACATTGGTATAGGCGCGGGCGCGCTGATCGGGAATCAGGTGAGTCTGCATCTGGAAATGAGCAACGTCGGCTATGCGGGCGGGCTGATCGGCTGCATCGCGTTGGTCTGGTGTCTGACGATTTTTAAACGCTATCCGCAGCTGAAAGTAACGAACTGA
- a CDS encoding DUF2000 domain-containing protein gives MADNLRVAIILNPELPPGLLANTAGVIGIGLAAKFPMLAGSSLTDAKGVMTDTISKTPLPILQATPDHIKALMFKALDAAGERSVVPFPAFARTMHQFEQYEMTFPLRDLYDEVLDGVGLVGPEKWIKSLTGNLKLLR, from the coding sequence ATGGCAGATAACCTGCGGGTGGCAATTATCCTCAATCCCGAACTTCCACCGGGATTACTGGCGAACACGGCAGGCGTAATTGGTATCGGATTAGCAGCAAAATTCCCGATGCTGGCGGGCAGTTCACTGACGGATGCAAAGGGCGTCATGACCGATACTATCTCTAAAACTCCGCTGCCCATTCTACAGGCAACGCCGGATCACATTAAGGCGCTGATGTTCAAAGCGCTGGACGCAGCAGGCGAGCGCAGCGTGGTGCCGTTCCCGGCATTTGCGCGTACGATGCATCAGTTCGAGCAATACGAAATGACGTTTCCGCTGCGGGATTTATACGATGAAGTACTCGATGGCGTGGGCCTGGTCGGGCCGGAAAAATGGATTAAATCGCTGACAGGGAATCTGAAGTTATTGCGATAA
- a CDS encoding Lrp/AsnC family transcriptional regulator codes for MSVSEISPADLRILRQLQSSGRMTNQELAEKVGMAASPCWRRMKQLEDSGVITGYQANIDRKKIGLGLLAFIRVKIDSHSEEDARRFEQEVGALPSVIACYAIAGDADFLLQVVAKDLDSFSSFAMEVVRRLPGIKEMQTSFVLREVKPLDVLPLEGI; via the coding sequence ATGTCTGTATCTGAAATTTCGCCGGCAGACCTTCGCATTCTTAGACAACTACAGAGTTCCGGCAGAATGACCAATCAGGAGCTGGCGGAAAAAGTGGGCATGGCTGCCTCGCCTTGCTGGCGGCGCATGAAACAGCTGGAAGACAGCGGTGTGATCACCGGTTATCAGGCGAACATTGACCGGAAAAAAATCGGGCTGGGGCTGCTGGCATTTATCCGGGTGAAAATCGACAGCCACAGCGAGGAAGATGCCCGGCGTTTTGAGCAGGAAGTCGGCGCGCTACCCTCAGTGATTGCCTGCTATGCAATTGCTGGTGATGCGGACTTTCTGTTGCAGGTGGTGGCGAAAGATCTCGACAGTTTTTCCAGCTTCGCGATGGAAGTCGTGCGCCGTTTACCGGGGATTAAAGAGATGCAAACCTCGTTTGTACTCCGGGAGGTGAAACCGCTGGATGTGTTGCCACTGGAGGGGATTTAA